The following proteins are co-located in the Candidatus Baltobacteraceae bacterium genome:
- the thrC gene encoding threonine synthase: MRVECSDCGAVADPLEPCRCGGLPEFVLGELRLDPIGLRRVVRERRASFEPLFASGVWRWRELLPPIPAAAIVSLAEGNVPLYDSAPGARYAGVDRLAYLHLGMNPTGSFKDLGMTVAISAAKAAGARSVVCASTGNTASSMAAYASRAGLDAYAIVPRGRVSDAKLAQMREYGAQLIEVDGSFDDAFAALSDVRDAAVVNSVNAYRIEGQKCAAFAILEARSWSVPDWIALPGGNLGNISAISKGFREALALGLIDKLPRIALIRAERGVDTTASAIAVGDPKSRSRASRALERFNGIELAIGDDAILDAKAQIGREGIGCEPASAASLAGVRALRQAQGDSVVSAQGDSGDTIAPDADVVAILTGHVLKDARPFEARANALAPQGDKVHAVA, encoded by the coding sequence GGGCTACGGCGCGTCGTGCGCGAGCGACGCGCCTCGTTCGAGCCGCTCTTCGCCAGCGGCGTGTGGCGCTGGCGCGAGCTGCTCCCGCCCATCCCCGCAGCCGCGATCGTCTCGCTGGCCGAGGGCAACGTCCCGCTCTACGACTCCGCGCCCGGCGCGCGCTACGCCGGCGTCGATCGCCTCGCCTACCTGCACCTGGGCATGAACCCCACCGGCTCGTTCAAGGATCTCGGCATGACGGTCGCGATCTCGGCGGCCAAAGCCGCCGGCGCGCGCAGCGTGGTCTGCGCCAGCACCGGCAACACGGCCTCGTCGATGGCCGCCTACGCCTCGCGCGCCGGGCTCGACGCCTACGCGATCGTGCCGCGCGGCCGCGTCAGCGATGCGAAGCTCGCGCAGATGCGCGAGTACGGCGCGCAGCTCATCGAGGTCGACGGTTCCTTCGACGACGCCTTCGCCGCGCTCTCCGACGTGCGCGACGCCGCGGTCGTCAACTCCGTCAACGCCTATCGCATCGAAGGTCAGAAGTGCGCGGCCTTCGCGATCCTCGAAGCGCGCAGCTGGAGCGTACCGGATTGGATCGCGCTGCCGGGCGGCAACCTCGGCAACATCTCCGCGATCAGCAAAGGTTTCCGTGAAGCGCTCGCGCTCGGGCTGATCGACAAACTCCCGCGCATCGCGCTGATTCGCGCCGAGCGCGGCGTCGACACGACGGCCAGTGCCATCGCGGTCGGTGATCCGAAATCGCGCAGCCGCGCCTCGCGCGCACTCGAGCGCTTCAACGGCATCGAACTTGCGATCGGCGACGATGCGATCCTCGATGCGAAAGCGCAGATCGGACGCGAAGGCATCGGCTGCGAACCGGCCTCCGCCGCGTCGCTCGCGGGCGTGCGCGCCCTTCGACAGGCTCAGGGTGACAGTGTGGTGTCGGCTCAGGGTGACAGTGGTGACACGATTGCTCCCGATGCCGACGTCGTCGCGATTCTCACCGGGCACGTTCTCAAAGATGCGCGGCCCTTCGAGGCTCGCGCGAACGCGCTCGCACCTCAGGGTGACAAGGTCCATGCCGTTGCGTAG